A genomic region of Phocoena sinus isolate mPhoSin1 chromosome 18, mPhoSin1.pri, whole genome shotgun sequence contains the following coding sequences:
- the POU4F1 gene encoding POU domain, class 4, transcription factor 1 isoform X1, giving the protein MMSMNSKQPHFAMHPTLPEHKYPSLHSSSEAIRRACLPTPPLQSNLFASLDETLLARAEALAAVDIAVSQGKSHPFKPDATYHTMNSVPCTSTSTVPLAHHHHHHHHHQALEPGDLLDHISSPSLALMAGAGGAGAAGGGGGAHDGPGGGGGPGGGGGPGGGGPGGGGGPGGGGPGGGGGGPGGGLLGGSAHPHPHMHGLGHLSHPAAAAAMNMPSGLPHPGLVAAAAHHGAAAAAAAAAAAGQVAAASAAAAVVGAAGLASICDSDTDPRELEAFAERFKQRRIKLGVTQADVGSALANLKIPGVGSLSQSTICRFESLTLSHNNMIALKPILQAWLEEAEGAQREKMNKPELFNGGEKKRKRTSIAAPEKRSLEAYFAVQPRPSSEKIAAIAEKLDLKKNVVRVWFCNQRQKQKRMKFSATY; this is encoded by the exons ATGATGTCCATGAACAGCAAGCAGCCTCACTTTGCCATGCATCCCACCCTCCCTGAGCACAAGTACCCGTCGCTGCACTCCAGCTCCGAGGCCATCCGGCGGGCCTGCCTGCCCACGCCGCCG CTACAGAGCAACCTCTTCGCCAGCCTAGACGAAACGCTGCTGGCGCGGGCCGAGGCGCTGGCGGCGGTGGACATCGCCGTGTCCCAGGGCAAGAGCCACCCGTTCAAGCCGGACGCCACGTACCACACGATGAACAGCGTGCCATGCACGTCCACGTCCACCGTGCCGCTGgcgcatcaccaccaccaccaccatcaccaccaagcGCTCGAGCCCGGTGACCTGCTGGACCACATCTCGTCGCCCTCGCTCGCGCTCATGGCCGGCGCGGGCGGCGCGGgcgcggcgggcggcggcggcggcgcccaCGACGGCCCGGGGGGCGGAGGCGGcccggggggcggcggcggcccAGGCGGTGGCGGccccgggggcggcggcggcccgggcggcggcggcccggggggcggcggcgggggcccGGGCGGCGGGCTGCTGGGCGGCTCGGCGCATCCGCATCCGCACATGCACGGCCTGGGCCACCTGTCGCacccggcggcggcggccgccATGAACATGCCGTCGGGGCTGCCGCACCCCGGgctggtggcggcggcggcgcacCACGgcgcggcagcggcggcggcggcggcggcggcggccgggcaGGTGGCGGCGGCGTCGGCGGCGGCGGCCGTGGTGGGCGCGGCGGGCCTGGCGTCCATCTGCGACTCGGACACGGACCCGCGCGAGCTCGAGGCGTTCGCCGAGCGCTTCAAGCAGCGGCGCATCAAGCTGGGTGTGACGCAGGCCGACGTGGGCTCGGCGCTGGCCAACCTCAAGATCCCGGGCGTGGGCTCGCTCAGCCAGAGCACCATCTGCAGGTTCGAGTCGCTCACGCTCTCGCACAACAACATGATCGCGCTCAAGCCCATCCTGCAGGCGTGGCTGGAGGAAGCCGAGGGCGCGCAGCGCGAGAAAATGAACAAGCCCGAGCTCTTCAACGGTGGCGAGAAGAAGCGCAAGCGGACTTCCATCGCCGCGCCCGAGAAGCGCTCGCTCGAGGCCTACTTCGCCGTACAGCCCCGGCCCTCGTCCGAGAAGATCGCCGCCATCGCCGAGAAACTGGACCTCAAAAAGAACGTGGTGCGGGTGTGGTTTTGCAACCAGAGACAGAAGCAGAAGCGGATGAAATTCTCCGCCACTTACTGA
- the POU4F1 gene encoding POU domain, class 4, transcription factor 1 isoform X2, with translation MNSVPCTSTSTVPLAHHHHHHHHHQALEPGDLLDHISSPSLALMAGAGGAGAAGGGGGAHDGPGGGGGPGGGGGPGGGGPGGGGGPGGGGPGGGGGGPGGGLLGGSAHPHPHMHGLGHLSHPAAAAAMNMPSGLPHPGLVAAAAHHGAAAAAAAAAAAGQVAAASAAAAVVGAAGLASICDSDTDPRELEAFAERFKQRRIKLGVTQADVGSALANLKIPGVGSLSQSTICRFESLTLSHNNMIALKPILQAWLEEAEGAQREKMNKPELFNGGEKKRKRTSIAAPEKRSLEAYFAVQPRPSSEKIAAIAEKLDLKKNVVRVWFCNQRQKQKRMKFSATY, from the coding sequence ATGAACAGCGTGCCATGCACGTCCACGTCCACCGTGCCGCTGgcgcatcaccaccaccaccaccatcaccaccaagcGCTCGAGCCCGGTGACCTGCTGGACCACATCTCGTCGCCCTCGCTCGCGCTCATGGCCGGCGCGGGCGGCGCGGgcgcggcgggcggcggcggcggcgcccaCGACGGCCCGGGGGGCGGAGGCGGcccggggggcggcggcggcccAGGCGGTGGCGGccccgggggcggcggcggcccgggcggcggcggcccggggggcggcggcgggggcccGGGCGGCGGGCTGCTGGGCGGCTCGGCGCATCCGCATCCGCACATGCACGGCCTGGGCCACCTGTCGCacccggcggcggcggccgccATGAACATGCCGTCGGGGCTGCCGCACCCCGGgctggtggcggcggcggcgcacCACGgcgcggcagcggcggcggcggcggcggcggcggccgggcaGGTGGCGGCGGCGTCGGCGGCGGCGGCCGTGGTGGGCGCGGCGGGCCTGGCGTCCATCTGCGACTCGGACACGGACCCGCGCGAGCTCGAGGCGTTCGCCGAGCGCTTCAAGCAGCGGCGCATCAAGCTGGGTGTGACGCAGGCCGACGTGGGCTCGGCGCTGGCCAACCTCAAGATCCCGGGCGTGGGCTCGCTCAGCCAGAGCACCATCTGCAGGTTCGAGTCGCTCACGCTCTCGCACAACAACATGATCGCGCTCAAGCCCATCCTGCAGGCGTGGCTGGAGGAAGCCGAGGGCGCGCAGCGCGAGAAAATGAACAAGCCCGAGCTCTTCAACGGTGGCGAGAAGAAGCGCAAGCGGACTTCCATCGCCGCGCCCGAGAAGCGCTCGCTCGAGGCCTACTTCGCCGTACAGCCCCGGCCCTCGTCCGAGAAGATCGCCGCCATCGCCGAGAAACTGGACCTCAAAAAGAACGTGGTGCGGGTGTGGTTTTGCAACCAGAGACAGAAGCAGAAGCGGATGAAATTCTCCGCCACTTACTGA